In the genome of Polaribacter atrinae, one region contains:
- a CDS encoding efflux RND transporter permease subunit gives MLNKIIKYLIENKIVSVLLLVLFIGWGTVNAPFNWDTGFLPSNPVAVDAIPDIGENQQIVFTKWDGRSPQDIEDQITYPLTTSLLGIPGVKTIRSSSMFGFSSIYIIFEENIEFYWSRSRILEKLNSLPSNLLPEGINPALGPDATGLGQIYWYTLEGRDKEGNVTGGWDLQELRSIQDYYVKYGLSSASGVSEVASIGGYVQEYQIDVNPELMRQYNIGLNQVVKAVKDSNKDIGAQTLEINKVEYLVRGLGYVKSIEDIQNAVVTSKDFTAIKIKDIAKVTLGPAARRGILDKEGAEVVGGVVVARYGANAMEVITNVKAQIEELKGGLPSKVLADGRTSQLTIVPFYDRSELIVETLDTLSEALTLEILITILVIIVMVFNLRASILISGLLPVAILMVFVTMKLFNVDANIVALSGIAIAIGTMVDVGVILAENMIRHLDEQENVIPTERGTSDEESQNNKLSINEVIYNATAEVSGAILTAVLTTIISFVPVFTMIGAEGKLFRPLAFTKTMALSASLVIALFIIPPLAAFLFRKTTLKNSFKYIVSGALILAGIVIVISGHYLGIILIAFGISALLGVLGKLDAKKVNLVNIIISSIAIVFLLAEYWRPLGFNRSIFINLIFVAIICFGILGIFSVFRKYYGRILQWALANKMLFLMIPITVLISGFWIMKNTGKEFMPSLNEGSFLLMPTSLPHAGVAENKRVLQQLDMAVATIPEIEMVVGKAGRTESSLDPAPLSMYENMIQYKPEYMRNSEGKRQRYKVNADGLFELKTNVIPTDEESHNNKTKRFTADGTSIESSQLIEDNDGEFFRNWRPEIKSPDDIWKEIIKVTKLPGVTSAPKLQPIETRLVMLQTGMRAPMGIKVKGQDLKQIEAFGLELERFLKQAEGVKIEAVFADRIVGKPYLLIDIDREKIARYGISIDEVQSVLKVAIGGMALTQTVEGRERYGVRVRYPRELRGNPEDIKDIYIPLEKGNPVPLSELATIKYEQGPQVIKSEDTFLVGYVLFDKIDGFAEVDVVENAQALFQQKIDSGELTVPKGISYKFTGTYENQLRAEKTLAVVIPLALAIIFMILYFQFKSVTTSLMVFTGIAVAFAGGFIMIWLYGQDWFFNFSFFGENMRDLFNMKTINLSVAVWVGFIALFGIATDDGVVMATYLTQTFDREKPSDKMSIRASALEAAKKRIRPCLMTTVTTILALLPVLTSTGKGSDIMIPMAIPIFGGMVIDITSYFIVPVLYSWREEFKLKRLEKKEHRS, from the coding sequence ATGCTAAATAAGATTATTAAATATTTAATAGAAAATAAAATCGTATCGGTTTTATTGTTGGTCCTTTTTATAGGATGGGGAACCGTAAATGCACCATTTAATTGGGATACTGGCTTTTTACCAAGCAATCCTGTAGCTGTAGATGCAATACCAGATATTGGCGAAAACCAACAAATTGTATTCACGAAGTGGGATGGTCGTTCGCCTCAAGATATAGAAGATCAAATTACCTACCCACTAACCACTTCTTTACTTGGTATTCCTGGAGTAAAAACCATTCGTAGTTCATCTATGTTTGGGTTCTCTAGTATTTACATCATTTTTGAAGAAAACATTGAGTTTTATTGGAGCAGAAGCCGAATTTTAGAAAAACTAAACTCCTTACCTAGCAATTTATTACCAGAAGGAATTAATCCTGCTTTAGGACCAGATGCTACAGGATTAGGGCAGATTTATTGGTATACTTTAGAAGGTAGAGATAAAGAAGGAAACGTTACTGGTGGCTGGGATTTACAAGAATTACGCAGCATACAAGATTACTATGTAAAATACGGTTTATCCTCTGCAAGTGGTGTATCCGAAGTGGCTTCTATTGGTGGTTATGTACAAGAATATCAAATTGATGTGAACCCAGAATTAATGCGTCAATACAATATTGGGTTAAACCAAGTTGTAAAAGCAGTTAAGGACAGTAATAAAGATATTGGTGCACAGACATTAGAAATTAATAAAGTTGAATATTTAGTTCGTGGTTTAGGTTATGTAAAATCTATTGAAGATATACAAAATGCAGTCGTTACTTCTAAAGATTTTACGGCTATTAAAATTAAAGATATTGCCAAAGTAACTTTAGGTCCTGCCGCTAGACGCGGGATATTAGACAAAGAAGGTGCAGAAGTTGTTGGTGGTGTTGTAGTGGCAAGATATGGTGCAAACGCTATGGAAGTAATTACGAATGTAAAAGCCCAAATAGAAGAATTAAAAGGTGGTTTACCTTCTAAAGTTTTAGCAGACGGACGTACATCTCAATTAACAATCGTACCTTTTTATGATCGATCAGAATTAATTGTAGAAACTTTAGACACGCTTAGTGAAGCTTTAACCTTAGAAATCTTAATTACTATTTTGGTAATTATTGTGATGGTTTTTAATTTAAGAGCTTCTATTTTAATTTCGGGCTTGTTACCTGTAGCTATTTTAATGGTGTTTGTAACCATGAAACTCTTTAATGTAGATGCTAATATTGTGGCATTGTCTGGTATTGCCATCGCTATTGGTACCATGGTTGATGTTGGCGTTATTCTCGCCGAAAACATGATTCGCCATCTCGATGAACAGGAGAATGTCATTCCGACAGAACGAGGTACGAGTGACGAGGAATCTCAGAACAACAAACTATCTATAAACGAAGTTATTTACAACGCTACTGCAGAAGTTTCTGGCGCTATTTTAACTGCTGTTTTAACAACTATAATCAGTTTTGTACCTGTATTTACAATGATTGGTGCCGAGGGTAAATTGTTTAGACCTTTGGCTTTTACAAAAACAATGGCGTTATCAGCTTCTTTAGTGATTGCTTTGTTTATAATTCCGCCTTTAGCAGCTTTTTTATTCCGTAAAACAACGCTAAAAAACTCGTTTAAATACATTGTAAGTGGTGCTTTAATTCTTGCAGGAATTGTAATTGTGATAAGTGGTCATTATTTAGGGATTATTTTAATTGCATTCGGAATTTCTGCCTTATTAGGTGTTTTAGGAAAGCTAGATGCTAAAAAAGTCAATCTAGTTAATATCATTATTTCATCAATTGCCATTGTATTTCTATTGGCAGAATATTGGAGACCTTTAGGTTTTAATCGTAGCATCTTCATCAACCTTATTTTTGTGGCTATTATTTGCTTCGGAATTTTAGGAATATTCTCAGTTTTTAGAAAATATTATGGTCGAATTTTACAATGGGCTTTGGCAAACAAAATGTTGTTTTTAATGATTCCGATAACAGTGCTTATCTCTGGATTTTGGATTATGAAAAATACAGGTAAAGAGTTTATGCCTTCTTTAAATGAAGGTTCTTTTCTACTCATGCCAACATCGTTGCCACATGCTGGTGTAGCAGAAAACAAACGTGTGTTACAGCAATTAGATATGGCGGTTGCTACCATTCCGGAAATTGAAATGGTGGTTGGTAAAGCGGGTAGAACAGAATCTTCTTTAGATCCGGCACCTTTATCGATGTACGAAAACATGATTCAGTATAAACCAGAATACATGCGTAATTCCGAAGGAAAAAGACAACGTTATAAAGTAAATGCTGATGGTTTGTTTGAATTAAAAACGAATGTCATTCCAACAGACGAGGAATCTCATAATAACAAAACAAAACGTTTTACTGCTGATGGAACCTCTATTGAAAGCTCTCAATTAATAGAAGACAACGACGGAGAATTCTTTAGAAACTGGCGACCAGAAATTAAAAGTCCAGATGATATTTGGAAAGAAATTATTAAAGTTACCAAATTACCAGGTGTTACTTCTGCTCCGAAATTACAACCTATAGAAACCAGATTGGTGATGCTACAAACAGGTATGCGTGCACCCATGGGAATTAAAGTAAAAGGACAAGATTTAAAACAAATTGAAGCTTTTGGTTTAGAGTTAGAACGCTTTTTAAAACAAGCGGAAGGTGTTAAGATAGAAGCTGTTTTTGCGGATAGAATTGTTGGGAAACCTTATTTATTAATTGATATTGATAGAGAAAAAATAGCACGTTATGGTATTTCTATTGACGAGGTACAAAGTGTACTAAAAGTTGCTATTGGTGGTATGGCTTTAACACAAACCGTTGAAGGTAGAGAGCGTTATGGCGTTAGAGTACGTTACCCTAGAGAATTACGTGGCAATCCAGAAGATATTAAAGATATTTATATTCCTTTAGAAAAGGGAAATCCTGTGCCTTTAAGTGAATTAGCGACTATTAAATATGAACAAGGCCCGCAAGTGATAAAAAGTGAAGATACTTTTTTAGTGGGCTATGTTTTGTTTGATAAAATAGACGGTTTTGCAGAAGTTGATGTCGTTGAAAATGCGCAAGCGTTGTTTCAACAAAAAATAGATTCAGGAGAATTAACGGTTCCAAAAGGGATCAGTTATAAATTTACGGGTACTTATGAGAACCAACTAAGAGCAGAAAAAACACTAGCAGTGGTAATTCCTTTAGCATTAGCTATTATTTTCATGATACTGTATTTTCAGTTTAAATCGGTAACCACATCATTAATGGTATTTACCGGAATTGCGGTTGCATTTGCAGGTGGTTTTATTATGATTTGGTTATACGGACAAGATTGGTTTTTCAATTTTAGCTTCTTTGGCGAGAATATGCGAGATCTTTTCAATATGAAAACCATCAATTTAAGTGTTGCCGTTTGGGTTGGTTTTATTGCCTTATTTGGTATTGCAACAGATGACGGAGTTGTCATGGCAACGTACTTAACTCAGACTTTTGACCGTGAAAAACCATCAGATAAAATGAGCATAAGAGCTTCTGCTTTAGAAGCAGCTAAGAAACGTATCCGTCCGTGTTTAATGACAACGGTAACTACTATTTTGGCCTTATTGCCCGTTTTAACATCCACAGGAAAAGGAAGTGATATTATGATTCCGATGGCAATACCGATTTTTGGAGGAATGGTTATTGACATTACCTCCTACTTTATCGTACCAGTTTTATATAGCTGGAGAGAAGAGTTTAAGCTAAAGAGATTAGAGAAAAAAGAGCATAGAAGTTAG
- a CDS encoding heparan-alpha-glucosaminide N-acetyltransferase domain-containing protein, with the protein MGIKRLYFIDIVRAFAILMMLQGHFIDTLLATSYRDLNDPTFIIWSYFRGITAPTFFTISGLIFTYLLLKAKEKGLEKERMVKGITRGFFLIALGYSLRIPIFSWFAGIFNNYFLVIDVLQIIGLSLILIIFFYFICYKKTVLFSTITLVLGIGIFITEPLYRSLNIESIPVFFNNYISKSYGSIFTIVPWFGYVCFGAFLATIFHKNLLKKGFKKIIIASFVFSGFILITYSSDILVYLSKSINSQLLMDSASYNYLFTRFGNVLLIFAFFYTFEKYLKIPLLLKVGQKTLSIYVIHFIIIYGSFTGCGLKNILGKNLTPTEAIFGAILFLIIVCLLSFYYAKTNTFLYLNLRKFFNKLKAKS; encoded by the coding sequence GTGGGTATAAAACGCTTATATTTTATTGATATTGTTAGGGCTTTTGCTATTTTAATGATGCTGCAAGGTCATTTTATAGATACGCTTTTAGCTACTTCCTATAGAGATTTAAATGACCCTACTTTTATTATATGGTCTTATTTTAGAGGCATAACTGCTCCTACTTTTTTTACAATTTCTGGTTTAATTTTCACCTACCTTTTATTAAAAGCTAAAGAAAAAGGATTAGAAAAAGAAAGAATGGTAAAAGGAATTACAAGGGGTTTCTTTTTAATTGCCCTTGGTTATTCATTAAGAATCCCCATTTTTAGTTGGTTTGCTGGTATCTTTAATAATTATTTCTTAGTAATAGATGTACTTCAAATAATAGGCTTGAGCTTAATATTAATTATTTTTTTTTACTTTATCTGCTATAAAAAAACTGTTCTTTTCTCAACAATTACACTCGTTCTTGGCATAGGTATCTTTATAACAGAACCCTTATATAGAAGCCTAAATATAGAGTCTATTCCAGTTTTTTTCAATAATTATATTTCTAAAAGTTATGGTTCTATATTTACAATTGTTCCTTGGTTTGGTTATGTATGTTTTGGGGCCTTTTTAGCTACAATATTTCATAAGAACTTATTAAAAAAAGGGTTTAAAAAAATAATCATTGCTTCTTTTGTGTTTTCTGGATTCATTTTAATTACGTACTCATCAGATATACTTGTCTACTTATCCAAATCTATTAACTCTCAACTCTTAATGGATTCTGCTAGCTACAATTACTTATTTACAAGGTTTGGAAATGTATTATTGATATTTGCCTTTTTTTACACCTTCGAAAAGTATTTAAAAATTCCATTACTATTAAAAGTAGGACAAAAGACACTCTCTATTTATGTAATTCACTTTATTATTATTTATGGTAGCTTTACGGGCTGTGGTTTAAAAAATATCCTTGGTAAAAACTTAACACCTACAGAAGCCATCTTTGGTGCCATATTGTTCTTAATAATAGTTTGTTTATTATCATTTTATTATGCAAAGACAAATACATTTCTATACTTAAATTTAAGAAAGTTTTTTAATAAATTGAAAGCAAAATCATAA
- a CDS encoding alpha/beta hydrolase: protein MKTTLSLFFILLFLNSFSQERFLEKNTNFSESTYTYQRIKKDKNLKLDFYKPKKRKGKVPLLIYVHGGGFSGGDRKDKAATDFAKEMVQYGYAVASISYRLTMKGIGFGCTTSSVLKIAAFNDVSKDISYAVKYFLKRKNKFKIDTDKIILVGSSAGAEAVLNLAYVYENKILDTNFKFAGIIAMAGATISIDKITTETAIPTQLFHGIQDDLVPYNIASHHYCKKDATGYLPLFGSKAIAEKLKLIKKPFYLYSVKNGDHSWNARPIYQCKNEIIDFLYYDVLKHQNRQVETAI, encoded by the coding sequence ATGAAAACTACTTTATCTCTTTTTTTTATATTATTATTTCTAAATAGCTTTTCTCAAGAAAGGTTTTTAGAAAAAAACACCAATTTTTCTGAATCTACATATACTTATCAACGAATAAAAAAAGACAAAAATTTAAAATTAGATTTTTATAAGCCTAAAAAGAGAAAAGGCAAAGTTCCCTTACTGATTTATGTACACGGTGGTGGATTTTCAGGCGGTGATAGAAAAGATAAAGCTGCTACTGATTTTGCTAAAGAAATGGTGCAATATGGCTATGCAGTCGCTTCAATATCGTATCGATTAACCATGAAAGGAATTGGGTTTGGTTGCACAACAAGTTCTGTATTAAAAATAGCCGCTTTTAACGATGTTTCTAAAGATATAAGTTATGCTGTAAAATATTTTTTAAAGCGTAAAAACAAGTTTAAAATAGATACTGATAAAATAATTTTAGTAGGTTCTAGTGCTGGTGCGGAAGCTGTTTTAAATTTAGCGTATGTTTATGAAAACAAAATATTAGATACGAACTTTAAATTTGCAGGAATTATTGCAATGGCAGGTGCAACAATTTCTATTGATAAAATAACGACAGAAACTGCGATTCCTACACAATTATTCCACGGAATACAAGACGATTTAGTTCCTTATAACATAGCTTCTCATCATTATTGTAAAAAAGATGCTACTGGTTATTTGCCTCTTTTTGGTTCTAAAGCTATTGCCGAAAAATTAAAGTTAATTAAGAAACCTTTTTATTTATATAGTGTTAAAAATGGAGATCATAGTTGGAATGCTAGACCAATTTATCAATGTAAAAATGAAATAATAGACTTTTTATATTACGATGTTTTAAAACATCAAAACAGACAAGTTGAAACAGCAATTTAA
- a CDS encoding HYC_CC_PP family protein — protein sequence MKQISHKIMSIVMAVVVLFSTMSFNVSMHYCGDTLVETAMFQKAEGCGMEMQKPLREDCSITKKNCCNDEQVVVEGQNELQHHIDTISFEQQVFLASFIHAYINLFEGLDNNVSSYEEYEPLLANRQIFKLDETYLI from the coding sequence ATGAAGCAAATTTCACATAAAATAATGTCAATTGTAATGGCTGTTGTAGTTCTATTTTCTACAATGTCATTCAATGTCAGTATGCATTATTGTGGTGATACCTTGGTGGAAACTGCTATGTTTCAAAAGGCAGAAGGTTGCGGAATGGAAATGCAAAAGCCTTTAAGGGAAGATTGTTCAATTACAAAAAAGAATTGTTGTAATGATGAACAAGTTGTTGTAGAAGGTCAAAATGAATTACAACATCATATTGATACCATTTCTTTTGAACAACAAGTTTTTTTAGCTTCATTTATTCATGCTTACATCAACCTTTTTGAAGGTTTAGACAACAACGTATCTTCTTATGAAGAATACGAACCACTACTCGCTAACAGGCAAATATTTAAGTTAGACGAGACTTATTTAATCTGA
- the aroC gene encoding chorismate synthase: protein MSFNSFGNLLKVTTYGESHGTAIGGVIDGFPAGLEVDFEAIQNELDRRKPGQSKIVTQRKEPDTVEFLSGIFEGKTTGTSIGFIIRNTNQKSKDYNHNTNVYRPSHADFTYDKKFGNRDYRGGGRSSARETANWVVAGALAKQLIASMNINAFTSSVGDIFIDKPYQDLDFSKTESNIVRCPDEVSAEKMINRIQEIRKAGDTIGGTVTCVVQNVPVGLGEPIFQKLHAQIGSAMLSINAVKGFEFGSGFCGAKMKGSEHNDVFNADGSTQSNLSGGIQGGISNGMDIYFRVAFKPVATIMSSQQTINSEYEVTEITGKGRHDPCVVPRAVPIVEAMTALVLADFWLLNKTRQI from the coding sequence ATGTCATTTAATTCCTTTGGAAATTTATTAAAAGTAACAACGTACGGAGAATCTCATGGAACTGCTATTGGTGGCGTCATAGATGGATTCCCTGCAGGATTAGAAGTAGATTTTGAAGCCATTCAAAATGAGTTAGATAGACGTAAACCTGGGCAATCTAAAATTGTTACACAGCGTAAAGAACCAGATACTGTAGAGTTTCTTTCAGGAATTTTTGAAGGAAAAACAACAGGTACATCCATAGGTTTTATTATTAGAAACACCAATCAAAAATCTAAAGACTATAACCACAATACCAATGTATATAGACCTTCTCATGCAGACTTTACGTATGATAAGAAGTTTGGAAACAGAGATTATAGAGGTGGCGGAAGAAGTTCTGCACGTGAAACTGCCAATTGGGTAGTTGCTGGAGCTTTAGCCAAACAGCTAATTGCAAGCATGAATATAAATGCATTTACATCTTCTGTTGGAGATATATTTATAGACAAGCCATATCAAGATTTAGATTTTTCTAAAACTGAAAGTAATATTGTTCGTTGTCCTGATGAAGTTTCTGCAGAAAAAATGATCAATAGAATACAAGAAATTAGAAAAGCAGGAGATACCATTGGTGGTACAGTTACTTGTGTGGTACAAAATGTACCTGTAGGTTTAGGAGAACCTATTTTCCAAAAATTACACGCACAAATAGGTAGTGCTATGTTATCTATAAATGCCGTAAAAGGTTTTGAATTTGGAAGTGGCTTTTGTGGTGCAAAAATGAAAGGTTCAGAGCATAACGATGTTTTTAACGCAGATGGCTCTACACAATCTAATTTATCTGGCGGTATACAAGGTGGAATAAGCAATGGAATGGATATTTACTTTAGAGTAGCTTTTAAACCTGTTGCAACCATTATGAGTTCTCAACAAACCATTAACTCTGAATATGAAGTTACAGAAATTACCGGAAAAGGAAGACATGACCCTTGTGTTGTACCAAGAGCTGTACCTATTGTAGAAGCGATGACTGCTTTGGTTTTAGCTGATTTTTGGTTATTAAATAAAACAAGACAGATTTAA
- a CDS encoding T9SS type A sorting domain-containing protein yields MKVDVKEDVSLAVDELGTDKTNLSVGPNPNNGQFSIDTSLALDNCKIAVFNVYGQKVYSESNVSLGGNIKEISIPNIQSGVYVLIVTHKNNRFDFKMIID; encoded by the coding sequence ATTAAAGTAGATGTTAAAGAAGATGTATCGTTAGCTGTTGATGAGTTAGGTACCGATAAAACTAATTTAAGTGTAGGTCCAAATCCAAACAACGGACAGTTTTCTATTGATACAAGTTTAGCTCTTGACAACTGTAAAATAGCTGTTTTTAATGTTTATGGTCAAAAAGTATATTCAGAATCTAATGTTTCACTTGGTGGAAATATCAAAGAAATTTCGATTCCAAATATTCAATCAGGTGTTTATGTTCTAATTGTTACTCATAAAAATAATAGATTCGATTTTAAAATGATCATAGATTAA
- a CDS encoding phytase, translating into MKLNIKNSILFLGIVTLLSCNSGSKLPAIAPDVITEKSINDTDDPAIWIHPTDASKSIVFGTDKESNGAIYAYNLQGKIIEDKTIRNIKRPNNVDLEYGFQLNDSVKVDVLIFTEREEQQIRMFSVPEMKPLDQGGFLVFEDETILENKLPMGVAIYKSPIDGSFYAIVGRKTGPKEGYLYQYKLVSENNNVTATLVRKFGQFSGIKEIEAIAVDAEMGYVYYSDEGHCVRKYYAEPSKGNKEIACFGGEFFQRDIEGIAIAKFENEKGYIIVSDQQKGQFNLFDRQTNEFVKAVNLSTTETDGCDVVTVSLNDTFKSGLFVAMNDVKDFYFYDLDKLLK; encoded by the coding sequence ATGAAATTAAATATAAAAAATAGTATCCTATTTTTAGGAATAGTAACATTGTTATCGTGTAATTCTGGTAGTAAATTACCTGCAATAGCACCAGATGTAATTACAGAAAAATCTATAAATGACACAGATGATCCGGCAATTTGGATTCATCCAACGGACGCATCAAAAAGTATTGTTTTTGGTACTGATAAAGAAAGCAATGGAGCAATTTATGCATACAATTTACAAGGAAAAATCATAGAAGATAAAACCATCAGAAATATAAAAAGACCTAATAATGTAGATTTAGAATATGGTTTTCAGCTAAACGATTCTGTAAAAGTAGATGTTTTAATTTTTACAGAAAGAGAAGAACAGCAAATTAGAATGTTTTCTGTACCAGAGATGAAACCTTTAGACCAAGGTGGCTTTCTTGTTTTTGAAGATGAAACGATTCTAGAAAACAAATTACCAATGGGAGTTGCTATTTATAAGAGTCCGATTGATGGAAGTTTTTATGCAATAGTTGGTAGAAAAACAGGACCTAAAGAAGGGTATTTATATCAGTATAAATTGGTTTCAGAAAACAATAATGTAACAGCAACTTTAGTTAGGAAGTTTGGGCAGTTTAGTGGTATAAAAGAAATTGAAGCCATTGCTGTTGATGCAGAAATGGGCTATGTTTACTATTCAGATGAAGGACATTGTGTTCGTAAATATTATGCAGAACCATCTAAAGGAAATAAAGAGATTGCTTGTTTTGGAGGTGAATTTTTTCAAAGAGATATAGAAGGTATTGCAATTGCTAAATTTGAGAATGAGAAGGGGTATATTATTGTTTCTGATCAACAAAAAGGACAATTTAACTTGTTTGATAGACAAACGAATGAGTTTGTAAAAGCAGTTAATCTATCAACTACCGAAACAGATGGATGTGATGTGGTTACCGTGTCTTTAAACGATACCTTTAAAAGCGGTTTATTTGTAGCAATGAATGATGTTAAAGATTTTTATTTTTATGATTTGGATAAATTATTAAAGTAA